TATTGCGTGCGGCCAGCGAGACCGACAGTCCGCTGGCCCGCGCGCGGTACATGGACGATCTGATGCGGAGCTGGGACGCGGCGGCGGCTGGCCTGAGTCAGCCCCCAGAGTCGCTGGCCCAGGCGGTACGCGGCGCAGTGCAAAGCGGCGTCACAGGCACCGTGGAGATGTTCGCGGCCTCGCAGGTGGTCACCGACGCCTTCACCGTGCCAGCCACCCTGCAACTTCGCTTCATGGACCATGCCGAGGCGCGGATGCTGGAATTCTGGGGCGCGGAACCGCCCCGGCTCAGACAGGAGGTGCAGGCCGCCATCCGCGATGGACTGGAGCGCGGACAGAGCCTGGACCAGATCGGGCAGCGCATCAAAGACCGCGCTGGGGTCAGCCGCTCGCGGGCCTCGCTGATCGCCCGGAACGAGGTCTCCACGGCGGCAGGATTTGCCATGCGCGAGAGTCAGAAGGAGGCGGGCGTCACGGAGTACATCTGGCGCAGCTCCTCGGATGACCGGGTGCGGCCCACGCACCGCGCGAGGAATGGCAAGCGCTTCTCCTGGGATGACCCCCCCGCCGACGGGCACCCCGGCGAGCCGATCAACTGTCGATGTGTGGCGCTGGCGGTACTGGACCCCCCGTAAACTGCGGGAGTGAATAAAATCCTGCTGCTGACCGCCCTTACCCTAGGGACCGCCGCTCATGCTGTTGCTGTCCCAGCCTGCGCTGCCACGGTGACTGGCACGGCCAAACTGGCCGATGCCCACCATGTCGCGTATACGGCCACGGTTCGCAATCCCACGCGCCAACCCCTGACGGTCAACCTGCGGGTAGACTTCTTCTTCAAGGGCAAGAAGCTGGACGGCGGATTCGAGAACCTGAGGGCGACCATCCCAGCAGGTGGGAAGAAGGAATTCACAGGGCGTGAGACATTCACCCAGACCCTCACGGGGGCGGACGCTGTCAAGGTCACGAAGGTGCGTCAGTGCAAGTAAAAGCGTTCACAGCACTGTGAATTGACCGCCCTGTGAACCGCTAATCTGCCAGCATCCCCGCAAAGGGCCAACCCAGTCCGAGACACGCCCCCGCCGAAACGCGGGGGCGGCGCTTTGGGTCGTCCCGATTCCTGCCTTGGATTTCCCTTGAAAAGGCTCAGCGGCAACCGTACAGGTATCCCACTTCACCCCGGCATTTGCAGGGGCCTTCACGGGCCTCCTAGTGCCTCGCTGCCCAGGAGGGTCAGATGTCCGACGAACCCAGCGCAACGCCCGCCCCTACCACTACCCCGGCTCCGGCCACCACCACGAACGCCCCGGCGTTCACCGATCACGAGGCCGCGCGTGAGATCACGCGGCTCAACGGTCTGCTGGAAGCCAGCAGGGCCGAGAACACCACCCTGCGCGAGCAGGTGCAGACCCTGGAGGGGCAAGTGGACGAGACCAAACAGAAGGACCTGGAAGCCCGCCTCACGGCGCTGGAAGCCGAGAACAGCACGCTGAAGGGCGAGAACGAGAAGCTGACTGGCGAGAAGGCACTGGGCGAGCAGGTCAGTGCGCTGACCGGCAAGGTGCGTGATCCGGAAGCGGCCCTCAAGCTGCTGACCGACGACCTGAAGACGGCGGATGGCAAGCCAGACATCGAGAAGATCATCAGCAAGTACCCGTACCTGGCCCCCGAGGGTCAGACCACGCCCAACGCGCCCAGCGGCGGCGGTGGCCCGCAGAACAGCGGCCCCGCCACGCTGGACGCCGCCGTTACCAGCAAGGACACCTCGGCCATCAACGCCGCCTTTGACGCCGAGCTGAAAGGAGCTACCAAGTGAGCATTACTGTCTCTGATCCCATCATCTGGTCCGCGCGCATCCTCTCGTATCTGGACAAAACGTTCGTGTACGGCGCTGCCTTCACCAACCGCAATTACGAGGGCGAGATCAAGGACGCGGGCAGCACCGTTCGCATCCTGCAGATCGGTGACGTGACCGTGGGCGACTACACGGGCACCCTGCCTGACGCCCAGGAGCTGACCGACAACTCGCTCGATCTGGTGGTCGACCAGCGCAAGTACTTCAATTTCGTGGTGGACGATGTGGACGCCCGCCGCAGCGTGCTGATGCTGGTGGACGAGGGCAGCAAGCGGGCCGCCTACGCCATGAGCGACGTGCGCGACCGTTTTGTGGCGAGCTTCCACAGTGCGGTCAATGCCGCCAACGCCTACGGCACCGACGTGACGCCCATCGTGATCGGTTTCGGGGCGGGGGAGATCAAGCCCTATGACGCTTTCCTGGAACTGACCCAGAGGCTGGACGAGGCCAACGTGGGCACTGTGGACCGCCGCATCGTGCTGCCCCCGTGGTTCGTGCGGGCCATGAAGGCCCAGTTCGGAGACCGGGCCAGCAGCCTGGGGGACAACATCACTGAGAACGGCATGGCGGGCACGGTGGACGGCGTGAAGATCTTCCAGTCCAACAACGTCGCCAACGTGGCCGGGGCCAAGTACAAAGTCATGGCCGGATTGCCCGTCATCACCTTTGCCGACGCCATCGTCAAGACCTCGACCTACAGCCCTGAGAAGAAGTTCGGAACGGGCGTCAAGGGCCTGCACGTCTTTGGCGCGAAACTGCTCCAGTCCAAGGCCATGGCAGTGGGCACCTTCAACAAAGGGCAGCTCAGCAAATGAGCGCCAAGAGTGGATGGTTCCGGCACCGGCTGAGCGGCCAGGTGTTCGAGGCCGACGGCTACCAGTTCCAGGAAGCCTTGAAGAACCGCGATCTGGAGGCAGTGGACGGCCCTGGCGAAACTTCCGACGAGACGCCCAGCGCCAAGCTGGTTGCCCTGCGCGAGCGGGTCACTGGCCTTGGCCTGGAGTGGGTGGCCGGAGACGACGAGGATGCACTCAACCGCAAGCTTGACGAGCGGGCAGTGCAGTTGCGGGCCGAGGCCGATCAGCTGGGTGTGCAACACATGGCCAACTGGAAGCCTGAAACGCTCGCCAAGAAGATCGAGGCGGTGCGGGCTGAGCGCACCAAGGCACAGCCGCCCGCCGATCCCCCTCCGACGGAGTCCTGAGCCATGACCGGCCCTACCAGTCCAACCAACGCGGCGGCCTGCCTCGCCTTGGCCCAGCGCCAGATCGGGGACGCGAGCGATTGGTCACCGCAGGAGTGGGCGGACCAGCTGGCTGAGGACGGCGTATTACGGCTGGATCCGCCCGTGCTGCACTACCGGCCCTACCGGTCAGCGCTGGCCTACCTGCTGCGCCCAGGTGTCCAGGCCAGAACCGAGGGTGATGTCAGCGAGCAATACGCTGATCCCAAAGCTCTGGCCGAACGCCTGCGCGAGCTGGACGCCGAGTGGCTGGCGCACCGGATTCCACCAGAGGAGGCTGCTACAGCCGAAACCTTCGATGGTGCTGTCGAATGGGGCGGCTGGTGACGCGGCGGCCCAGGTTGAATCCAGTGCAGCCGGAGGCCGTGCTGTTACTGGCCGCCAGCCTGGGCGCACCCGATGCCCTGGGCGAGCGGCAGACAACGTACCAGGAAGGCCCTACCGTCCTTGCCACTGTCACGCCGATCAGCGCAGAACAGGCCGTCAGGGCCGGGCTCACCCAGGGCGTGACCCGGCTGCGCGTGCGGCTCGCGGCGGGGCAGTTCATCGCCCCTGGTGATCGCCTGCGCCTTCGTGGGGGTGACTGGAACGTGGTGACCGCTGACGTGCGCGTGTCGTACACCGTCGCCATCGTGGAGGAGGTGCCGTGAGACTGGAGAACACCCGTGCTCTGGCGCTGGACATCCTGGGCGTTGCCGTGGCACGCAAGGCTCAGTTGCTGCGAAACGAAATCGTGGAGACGCTAAGTCGCCCTGGGACGGGGAAGAGGTATGGGCTGCACGTCGCCTCAGCTCCTGGTGCTCCGCCCGCCGTAGACGAGGGCCGCCTGCGCCAGAGCATCACGGCGTTGAAAGTTGAGCCATTCCGCTGGCGGGTGGGCACCAACGTCGAGTACGCCCTGTACCTGGAGTTCGGCTCCCAGCACGTCGCCCCGCGCCCATTCATCCGCCCAGCGGTTGAGGCGGTGCGTGGACTGTGACCCTGACCGACGTGCTCAATCTGGCCCGAGACGCGGCCCAGCTCTCGGCCCCGGCGTTCCTGGACCGCGCCAACGTTGCCAAACCCGTGCCCGTGCGCTACGTGCTGATTGACTACGTGGCGGGCACACCTGAGAACGTCACGTTCGACGAGCGGCGCAAGTTTCGCCTGCTTCAGATCACCTGCTATAGCCGCACCTCCCGTGCTGACGCTTTCGCGCTTCAGGACGAGGTCGCGGTTCACCTTCTTGCCGCTGGCCTGCGCGAGGGCCAGGACCGGGATGTCCCAGCCGAAGGCAGCTACTGGGGCGCACAGACCGACTGGAGGTCGTGATGGACACAGTGAAAGTAAGGGCGCTCAGCGCCTTCAAGGGGCTGGCCTCCGAACGCGGCAAGGAAGCCCACGTCAAGAAGGATCAGGTGATCGAGGTCAGTCGCACCCGCGCCATCGATCTCAAGGCAGCTGGACTGGTGGAAGATGCCTCGGCCACCGAAGCCCGTAAACCGGCTGATGCCGATACCAAAGGAGCACCCAAGTGAGCGAATGGCAACTGTCTGACGGCACCCGCGTGCGCGTGGCCCCGATGGCGGAGGGCAGCACGGCCCGCCCCCTGGACACCGCATTCAAGCTGATGCCCGCTGGAACCAAGGCGGACCTGAAGCGCGGAGCCACCGACAAGACGAGCAGAACCTTCGACAGTGGCATGGCCGAGGATGGCCGGGTCACTGGCACCAACTGGGGCTATGACCTGGCGGGCAACCGGACCGCGAGCGCCGCCTTCGACGCCTTCTACACCATCCTCGAAGACGCCCACGACACCGGGGCTGAGGTCTGGTGCGAACGCAACCGTCTGGGCGAGACCGTCTGGAAGGGCGGGCGCTGCTCTGTGATGGACCTGCCCGAACCTGTCGGTGCGGACAACATCATCGACTGGTCGGCCAGCCTGAAAGGGCGCGGCCTGCGGGTCGATACCCCCGTCACGCCCTGATGGAACTCGTGGCCCGCGACGCGACGGGCGAGACGCTGGCCCACGCCTGCGGCTGCACCCAGGAGCATCCTGGGGCGGCTGTGGTCGTGGGCCTGTTGTACGTCCGGCCTGGCGTCGAGACCCGCGAACACCTTTTTGAACACCCACAAAGCAAGAAGACCTGGCATTTACGCCTTCCAATTGAAGCCCTGAACCTGCCCACCGCTGGCCAGGGCATCAACGTCAACCTGGAGATTCCATGACCGCAACACCTGCCCGAATCGACATCACTGGAGAGCAGCAGGGCCTGATCGAGCTGGGCCTGAGCGCCGACGCCCGCATCCTGATGCTGGAATGGGACGTGCCCGAGGCCGAGATCCCTGAGGCCGTCACCCTACGCCTCCAGGAGGCCAACGGGGTCGAGCGCAAGCTGGCCACCCGGTTGAACGTTCTCGAATTCGAGAAGGTCAGCGACGACCAGGCATTCGACAGCCTGACCGATGTGCTGATGCGCCGCGCCGTGGAGGGCACGCCCCGCCTGGCCCTGCGTGCCGTCGTGGAAGCGGCCTCGCAGACGGTCCTGGCGCAGCTGGTCAACTCGTTCCTGACAGGTGAGTGGCCAGACCCAAAAGCGATGACCCTGGCCGTCAGAGCCACCAGGGGGGCGATGGCGGAACTGGCGCTGACGACCGGACGGCTGGGCGCACCCTCGCCCTCTACGCGCGGCTCTACGGCATCCGCGCCTGGGAAATCGAACGGCTGACCCGATCCCAGCGGGAAGCTTACGAGCGGGAGATCGGCTACATGCTGTACCTCCAAGACCGCGTGGTCCTGGACGGTCAGTTCCGCGACATGGGCGAGAAGGGCTGGGCCGCGCTGGCCAGTGCGATTCCGGGTGAGCTGCCCGATCCCATTCAGGCCACCGCTCGCCGCCGCTTCCTCGCCGCCTACGGCCTGCCGGAGTTCGCCAATCCGATCCCGCCGCACGCCGCGCGGGACTTCCTGCTGGCCTCCCGCGAGGGACGGCTGCCTGCCTGGGCACTGGCCGCCGCTGCCCGCAGCTTGAGCGACATCCGCGACGCCGCGATCACGGGAGGTGAGTCATGACCACACAGGCCGATGTGATCGTCGTTGACATCACCGGGCGCGACGTGGGCCTGGAAGCTGCCCTCAACCAGGCGGAGGCCAGTGCCGAGGGCGCAGGCGAGCGCGCTGGCTCCAAGTTCGGGAACGCCCTGAAGGCGGGCCTGGGCGTGGCCACGGTGGGCGCAGTGGCACTGGTTGGAGCGCTTGCCGCCGTGGGGGCCAGCAGCTTCAACTTGGCCACGGAGGCCGCGCAGAACGTCAAGGATTTTGAATCCAATCTCGGCGCAACCCGCGAGGAAGCCGAGAAGCTGGGCACCGTTGCTGAGCAGGTGTTCGGGGACAACTGGACCGGGTCTCTGACGGAAGCCGGGGCAGCCGTGGCCACCGTTCGCAAAGAGATCAGCGGACTGGCGGACGAGGACCTGCGGGCTGTGACCGGCGGCGTCGTGGCGATTGCCGAGACGTTCGAGCAGGAACAGGGGTCCATCGCGGCGGCTGTGGACTCGCTGATGAAGTCCACGGGCATTTCTGCTCAGGAAGCCACCGACTTCATCACGAAGGGGTTCCAGAAGGGCCTGGATAGCTCCGGCGATTTCCTCGACACGCTGAACGAGTACGCGCCCCAGTTCGAGAAGAGCAAGATCGGCGCGGGCGAATTGTTCTCGCTTCTGGAAACGGGTGCGGGCAAAGGTGCGTTGGGGACGGATAAAATCGCGGACGCCTTCAAGGAATTCGGGCTCACGATTGTCGATGTCAGCGACGACAGCAAAGACGTCTATAAAGAGCTTGGCCTCAACCAGGAGAAGCTGGTCAAGGGCATCAACGACGGGTCGATCAGCCAGGCCAAAGCGTTCGAGATGGTCACGAACAAGCTGGCCGAGGTCAAGGGCCAGGCCGACCGGACCCGGATCGGCGCGGCCATTTTCGGCGGCGCAGGCGAGGATTTCGCCAACGGGCTGACCAAGCTGGACCTGACCAAGACCTCGATCAAGGACCTGGGCGGGGCCACCGACTCGCTCAATAGGCGGTACGAGAATTTCAGCAACTACTTCAGCGCCATGAGCCGCCAGATCCAGGTGGCCCTGCTGCCTGTCGGGAAGGAGCTGCTGTCGCTGGCCAACGATGCCATGCCGTACCTCCAGCAGGCCGCGTCCTGGCTGGGAGACCGCTTGCCCGGTTGGATCAAGACGGGCATCGACGCGGTCAAGCAATTCGGCAGTGGCGCGATCAACACCTACAACACGCTCAAGCCCGTGATCGGCCAGGTCAGCGACGGGGTTCAGAAACTCTCCGTGTTCCTGGAGCGCAACAAGGAAATCCTCATCCCCCTCACGGCGGGCGTCGCGGCGGGGACGGCGGCATTCGGCCTGTACCGCACTGCCCTAATCGTGGGCGCAGCCGCGCAGGCCGCCTGGACCACGGCCACCACTGTGGCCACCACCGCCAGCGTCGCGTTCCGCGCGGCCATCACGTTCCTGACCGGCCCGGTGGGGATTGCTATCACGATCATCACCGCCCTGGTGGCCGCTGGGGTCTATCTCTACCGCAACTGGGACGAGGTCAAGGCGAAGGCCATCGCCATCTGGGGAGCCATCAGGCAGGTTGTGATGGACGCCATCGGTGGGGCACTGGCCTGGCTGAGAACCGTCCCAGGCGAGATGTCTGAAGTCGCAATGGACATCATCCGTGGGCTGATGAACGGCATCAAGCAGGGGCCTCGCCTGATCCTGGAAGCCGTCAAGGGGCTGGGCCATTCGATCATCAGTGGCGTCAAGGGCGTGCTGGGCATCCGGTCGCCGTCCACGGTCATGTTCGACGCGGGCGAGAACGTGGGGCAGGGCCTGTCGAACGGGATCACGAAAACGACGCCACAGGTGCAGAAGGCCGCTGCTGGTATGAGCAAGGCGGTCATCTCCGAGGTGGACAAGGCCCGCGCCGCGCTGGAGAAGGACATCCGTGCCGATGCCTGGGTCGCCTCGCTGGAGCGGGCGACGACGGCACAACTGCAGCACGCTCAGGCTACTGCCCGTGCCGCCGGTGACGCCGAGAAATATGGCGCGATCACGACCGAACTGACCCGTCGCAAGGACGTGGCCACGGCGGCCACCCAGCGGGCCACCGACGCGGCGAAGGCCGAGGCCGATCAGCTGCGCCAGAACCGCGAGACCATCATCAAGGGCGAGCAGCAGGAACGGTACGTGGAGGGCCTGCGCTCGGCCACTGCGGCCCATCTGGCCTCGGCCCTGGCCACTGCCAAGGCGGGCGGCGAGGTCGACAAGTACAACGCGATCAAGAGCGAGCAGGCTCGCCGTGAGAACGTGGCGACAGCGGCCACTCAAAAGGCCACTGATGCGGCCAAAGCTGAAGCCGATCAACTGCGGCAGAACCGCGAGTCGATCCTCAGCAGTGAGCAGCGGGAACGCTACGTGGAGGGCCTGCGCTCAGCCACGTCTGCCCAGCTCGATTCCGCGCTTGCGACGGCGAAAGCGGGCGGCGAGGTCGACAAATACAACGCCATTCGCGCTGAGCAGACCCGCCGGGACAAGGAGGTGGAAGACAGCACCCGCAAGGCCACAGAAGCCGCTAAAGCCGCTGCTGATCAGCTTGCCAGCAACCGCAAGGCGATCACCGATGGTCTCAGATGGGGCGAGTACGTCGAGGGATTGAAAGGCTACTCGGACGATCTGCTGGAGGCGGCACGTAAGAACGCCCTGGCAGCAGGGGACGGCGAGAAATTCAATGTTGTCCTGGGCGAACAGAAGCGCCGGGCCGACGAGGCCGCACAGGCCCTCTCCGCTCTGGTCGATGAGCAGATCAGAGAGGCGAACAGTCGCTATACCGATACGAAAGGTGCAGCAGAAAGCGCTGAACGCAAAGGGTTTGTCGGGCAGTTCGGCGCGGGCGACGTGGGGCTGATCAAGAGCCTGGCCGCTGCCACTGGCCTGAGTGTGGGTCAGATCAGGGCGGATGTTTTTGCGGCCCTGGACGATGCCAAGAAATTCGCCCCCCAGGCGGCGGCCATCATTGAGCGCGTCTACGCTGACGCCCTGGCGCACCGCAAGAGCGTGACCGCTGAGCAGGCCCGCGTCATGGAACAGGCCGCGAAAGACGAGGAGGAGCGGATTCAGCGTGTCCTGGCGGCGTATGTCGCAGCAGCCAACGAGCGTCGCGTCGCGCTGGAGGCAGCGGCTGCTGAGGAGCAGCGCATCGAGGCGGCGACCACCGCACGAGCCGTTGAGATGGCCGGAGAGCGCCGGGACCAGATCGTCCAGACCTTCCGCGACGAGACCGCTGCCGCCGATGACGCGGCAATCACTTTCGACTTCCTCAACGGGTTGATCGTGGAAACGGTGACCCTAGGGGGGGACCCGAGCGGCCAGTTGCTCGATTACCTCAAGAATCTGGCCACCGGCAGCGGCGAGGCGGCGGCGGCAGCCCAGGAGGTCATCGATAAGTTTGATGTCCTAGTGTTCAGAGCGCAGACCCCTGGCCCGATGGACACCACGCCGGTCGAGGCGAGGGGTACGCCGGTGTACGAGATCATGCCGGAAGAACCCACGGCTGCTGGACCCATCGCGCCCGATCTGCTGGGCGGCAGGGCCGATGCTGGACTGGGCGCTGAAGTGGACGCCCTGGCCAACCTCGCCGTATACCGCGACGAGATCCGGGGACTGACCGATGACGAGCTGGAGCTGGCGAAAGCAGACGCGGTGGCTGCTGGCGAGAGGGGCAAGTACAACGCCCTGCTGGCCGAGGGGGCGGAACGGGCGAAGCTCGCGGCAGACAGCGCCAAGCTGATCACCGACGCCGAGAGCGAGCTGCACACCCTGCTGTCCGGCGAGACCCTGCCCGCCTACGAACTCAAGGCCCAGGCACTGGAACGTCAGGCCGTCCTGGATGAAGACCAGCGCGTCCGGCTGCTGCAACTGGCCGACGCGATCCGTGCGGCTGGCCAGGCCGCTGCTGAGAACGCGGACAAGCTGAACGTCACCCTCCGCGTCGGGGGCATCGACACTGGCCTGAAGGCGCTGGATCTGTACAAGTCCGCAATCATGGGCGTGGGGGAGGTCATCTCCAAGACCTTCGAGGACCTGGTGGCTGGGACGGGCAGCGGGGTCAACAGCATCCTGGCCAACATGGCGCTGATGGCCCTGGGCATCGTCAAGCAGGTGGCCACTGCGATCATGGCTTACGAGGCTCAGGCCATCGCGCTGGCGCTGATCTCGGGTGCTTCATTCAACTTCGTCCAGGCCGGGTTGGCATTGGCTGCTGCCGCCGCCGTGGCGGGCATTGTCGCGGGCCTGGAGAGCCGGGTCCGGGGCAGCGGCACGAGTACTGCCGTGCCCAGCCCCGGCGCAGGCGGCGCACCTGCACCTGGTGCAGTGGCCCCACCGCCCAACAACTCTCTCGTCAACATCCCGAACAGCGCCGTCACCGTGGTGGCCGCGCCCGAATGGACCGCCGTAATGGTCCGCGTGGCCGACAAGATGGAACGCGCCGCCGACAAGTTCCTCGACGTGGCTGAACGGGGCGTGCGCGTTCGGTCGACCGTGCGCGTGGAGGGCGGCTCGTCGGGCGGCCTGGGCGCGTTTGCCCTCACCACCCCGTAAAGGAGACCACTGTGCGTCCCATCCTTCTCGCCTTGCTCCTCGCGCTCACTGCCTGCGTGCCCGCCCCCCCACCGGGGGTGAGCGCCGTCTACCGCACCACGGAAGGAGGTCCAGCCTTGTCCACCAAGCTCATGATCTGGACCGCCGACAAGTCCGAACTGGTCAACTTGATCACCAACGACGCTCCGGGCGGAATTGAGGGCGGCTTCAAGTGGCAGCTCAGCCCCTCGGGCAACACCATCCAGCTCGAATTCAGCGGGCGCAATGACCGCGTGCGCGTGCCGCCGCGCGGTGTGGTGCAACTGGTGGTCAATGATGACGATGCGTTTTACGGCGTGATGCCCGATCCGCCGCCGCTCAGTGCCTCAGAGGCCACAGCGATGCACGTGCTGGGCGGTCAGGAGGCGCTTCGCAAGGTGCTGATGGACGGCGAGGTCTACCAGGACCAGGGCGTCTACGACATCGTGCGGGACGTGTTGCAGCGGCTCTGCCCGCCATCGCTGGTCTATGACCCCACCGTGATCGGCAACGGCACGGGAACGGACCACGGGCCAACGCTCTCCACCTTCTACAGCCCGACGAGCAACCTCGTGACCGCGTTGGACACGCTCGCCAAAACCGCCGAAACGACCTGGGGGGTGAACGCGAGTGGGCAAGTCTTCTTCGGGCGGCCCGCGCTTGACGCACTGACCGTGGCCTATTCCGCCAAGGGCTGGATGGACCTTCCGATTCAGGGCCGGGAGGCCGTGACGCGGGCGGTGGTCCGGATCGTGAGCGCCCCGGCGCTGCCCAACGGTGGCATCGCGCGCTGGAGCTACGGCCTGCCGAAGACCGTGATCGCCGTGGCTGAGAGCGCTGACCATGATCGCTACCGCGCCGAGGCGGCGTTCGATGTGCCGGAAGGGGTGTCCCTGACCCGGCCCGTGCTACCCACAGGCAACTCCAGCCTGAGCAGTTTCGACGGCTCACCCACTTTCGACGACGATCCGGCCACAACGGTGCAGGTGGCCCTCTCACCCACGGCCCGCATCCTGGCGCTGGACGCCCCGATTGGTCGCACGGTTGGGGCGGAGTTCGAGTATGTGTGGCCGTCCGCCCAGAGCACCCCGGCGTATCGCTGGCGCCTCTATCTGGACTCCATCGGTGCGGTTGCCGAGGGGGACCTGCTGCCCGTGAGCGGGTTGCAGACCGTGCGAATCATCCTGCCGCCAGGCACAACGGCGGGGCCGTCTTGGGACGGGCTGCTGACCATCGGAGCGGCCTCGGTGGATACCCCCACGCCCGACGTGCCGCTGGAGGTGAGCCGCGTGCGCTTCCTGGCGGTGGACGAGGACGTGGCCCAGCGCGTGGCCGAGAGTTACCTGCAACCGCCCTTCGCTGCTCCAGCAGAGGTCACCGTCGGAAGCTTGTTCGTGCCCACGCCAGACATCGTGGTGACGGGCAGCCCCCTCGGAGACCTGACGGCCCCCACAACGCTGTGGGAATACCAGCATGATGACGGGGACATCACTACCACTCGCGTTCGCATTGGCGCGACAGGTGCCGATCCGACGGTCCGGGC
The genomic region above belongs to Deinococcus humi and contains:
- a CDS encoding phage tail tape measure protein, which produces MTTQADVIVVDITGRDVGLEAALNQAEASAEGAGERAGSKFGNALKAGLGVATVGAVALVGALAAVGASSFNLATEAAQNVKDFESNLGATREEAEKLGTVAEQVFGDNWTGSLTEAGAAVATVRKEISGLADEDLRAVTGGVVAIAETFEQEQGSIAAAVDSLMKSTGISAQEATDFITKGFQKGLDSSGDFLDTLNEYAPQFEKSKIGAGELFSLLETGAGKGALGTDKIADAFKEFGLTIVDVSDDSKDVYKELGLNQEKLVKGINDGSISQAKAFEMVTNKLAEVKGQADRTRIGAAIFGGAGEDFANGLTKLDLTKTSIKDLGGATDSLNRRYENFSNYFSAMSRQIQVALLPVGKELLSLANDAMPYLQQAASWLGDRLPGWIKTGIDAVKQFGSGAINTYNTLKPVIGQVSDGVQKLSVFLERNKEILIPLTAGVAAGTAAFGLYRTALIVGAAAQAAWTTATTVATTASVAFRAAITFLTGPVGIAITIITALVAAGVYLYRNWDEVKAKAIAIWGAIRQVVMDAIGGALAWLRTVPGEMSEVAMDIIRGLMNGIKQGPRLILEAVKGLGHSIISGVKGVLGIRSPSTVMFDAGENVGQGLSNGITKTTPQVQKAAAGMSKAVISEVDKARAALEKDIRADAWVASLERATTAQLQHAQATARAAGDAEKYGAITTELTRRKDVATAATQRATDAAKAEADQLRQNRETIIKGEQQERYVEGLRSATAAHLASALATAKAGGEVDKYNAIKSEQARRENVATAATQKATDAAKAEADQLRQNRESILSSEQRERYVEGLRSATSAQLDSALATAKAGGEVDKYNAIRAEQTRRDKEVEDSTRKATEAAKAAADQLASNRKAITDGLRWGEYVEGLKGYSDDLLEAARKNALAAGDGEKFNVVLGEQKRRADEAAQALSALVDEQIREANSRYTDTKGAAESAERKGFVGQFGAGDVGLIKSLAAATGLSVGQIRADVFAALDDAKKFAPQAAAIIERVYADALAHRKSVTAEQARVMEQAAKDEEERIQRVLAAYVAAANERRVALEAAAAEEQRIEAATTARAVEMAGERRDQIVQTFRDETAAADDAAITFDFLNGLIVETVTLGGDPSGQLLDYLKNLATGSGEAAAAAQEVIDKFDVLVFRAQTPGPMDTTPVEARGTPVYEIMPEEPTAAGPIAPDLLGGRADAGLGAEVDALANLAVYRDEIRGLTDDELELAKADAVAAGERGKYNALLAEGAERAKLAADSAKLITDAESELHTLLSGETLPAYELKAQALERQAVLDEDQRVRLLQLADAIRAAGQAAAENADKLNVTLRVGGIDTGLKALDLYKSAIMGVGEVISKTFEDLVAGTGSGVNSILANMALMALGIVKQVATAIMAYEAQAIALALISGASFNFVQAGLALAAAAAVAGIVAGLESRVRGSGTSTAVPSPGAGGAPAPGAVAPPPNNSLVNIPNSAVTVVAAPEWTAVMVRVADKMERAADKFLDVAERGVRVRSTVRVEGGSSGGLGAFALTTP
- a CDS encoding P22 coat protein - protein 5 domain protein yields the protein MSITVSDPIIWSARILSYLDKTFVYGAAFTNRNYEGEIKDAGSTVRILQIGDVTVGDYTGTLPDAQELTDNSLDLVVDQRKYFNFVVDDVDARRSVLMLVDEGSKRAAYAMSDVRDRFVASFHSAVNAANAYGTDVTPIVIGFGAGEIKPYDAFLELTQRLDEANVGTVDRRIVLPPWFVRAMKAQFGDRASSLGDNITENGMAGTVDGVKIFQSNNVANVAGAKYKVMAGLPVITFADAIVKTSTYSPEKKFGTGVKGLHVFGAKLLQSKAMAVGTFNKGQLSK
- a CDS encoding HK97 gp10 family phage protein, with product MRLENTRALALDILGVAVARKAQLLRNEIVETLSRPGTGKRYGLHVASAPGAPPAVDEGRLRQSITALKVEPFRWRVGTNVEYALYLEFGSQHVAPRPFIRPAVEAVRGL
- a CDS encoding minor capsid protein; this encodes MSNPVVERILRGLEQRGNRLEAQAIRGVLAAYKDLNLAELIALLRAASETDSPLARARYMDDLMRSWDAAAAGLSQPPESLAQAVRGAVQSGVTGTVEMFAASQVVTDAFTVPATLQLRFMDHAEARMLEFWGAEPPRLRQEVQAAIRDGLERGQSLDQIGQRIKDRAGVSRSRASLIARNEVSTAAGFAMRESQKEAGVTEYIWRSSSDDRVRPTHRARNGKRFSWDDPPADGHPGEPINCRCVALAVLDPP